A section of the Paenibacillus aurantius genome encodes:
- a CDS encoding helix-turn-helix transcriptional regulator: MPKSKRLMELMMTVNRKRRFKVQELADEFGVSKRTILRDLQELSELGVPLYSEPGPHGGYQVVRERVLPPIAFTEEEAVAMFFAVHALRHYSSLPFETESASALQKFYLHMPGDVRDRIDSMKNRVDFITPTRRSEAPCLGLILEAAVRQKVLAVVYQSKEGEECRRIQPVCLYAHNGFWYCNAYCFLRQGYRVFRCDRIREAAYDTSGTEPLELGDIRLSRRETAEPREPVRLRAELTRFGVQRCEAELWLAPMLEVRGDGSGRIDRDVPRGEIPFLADFFIGLGNDGMVEEPSALKETIRARLSELLNRYCS; this comes from the coding sequence ATGCCCAAATCCAAAAGGCTGATGGAGCTCATGATGACCGTCAACCGGAAGCGGCGGTTCAAGGTGCAGGAGTTGGCCGACGAATTCGGCGTTTCGAAGCGGACGATTCTGAGGGACCTGCAGGAGCTTAGCGAGCTCGGGGTGCCCCTGTATTCGGAGCCAGGTCCCCACGGGGGCTACCAGGTGGTGAGGGAACGGGTGCTGCCACCCATCGCCTTCACGGAGGAGGAGGCGGTGGCCATGTTCTTCGCCGTGCACGCCCTGCGTCATTATTCCTCTCTTCCGTTCGAAACGGAATCCGCTTCGGCGCTTCAGAAGTTCTATCTCCATATGCCGGGCGATGTCCGGGACCGGATCGACAGCATGAAGAACCGGGTCGACTTCATCACCCCGACCCGGCGGAGCGAGGCGCCCTGCCTGGGCCTGATTCTCGAGGCGGCCGTGCGCCAGAAGGTGCTGGCGGTCGTCTACCAATCGAAGGAGGGGGAGGAGTGCCGCCGGATCCAGCCGGTCTGCCTCTACGCGCATAACGGCTTCTGGTACTGCAACGCCTACTGCTTCCTCCGCCAGGGCTACCGGGTGTTCCGCTGCGACCGGATCCGGGAGGCGGCCTACGACACGTCCGGCACGGAGCCGCTCGAGCTGGGCGACATCCGTCTCAGCCGGCGGGAGACGGCGGAGCCCCGGGAGCCGGTCCGCCTGCGCGCGGAGCTTACCCGCTTCGGCGTCCAGCGCTGCGAGGCCGAGCTGTGGCTCGCCCCGATGCTCGAAGTGCGCGGGGATGGAAGCGGAAGGATCGACCGGGACGTGCCGCGCGGGGAGATTCCTTTTTTGGCCGACTTCTTTATCGGACTCGGGAATGATGGG
- a CDS encoding MFS transporter has product MRRYTALFFLIMFMIGTDTFLISPMLPTLQAEFGVSTEAAGWMLGAYTLGSAVFALIAGPLSDGWNRRTVLLGGLLGFSLSTFLCGSAEGFWTMCLFRFLAGISAAFTAPQVWASIPSVMPPARISKTMGIAFAGLAASQALGVPIGSWLAAAGWSVPFRAVGAASLLLAAAAYALLPDMKPAAGKGGAGSILGRYRTLLASGRARSGFLGYLLLHLGSGTAFAFAGKWLADRFALPIGQIGTVLMVLGIGTLLGSLLPAYAVRRLGRIPTMAAGMGLLIVLYPLLPYGPGLPLVTAGYLLIFAVLGVLFPIVMEALTSLNASVRGTISSLANSTMNGANTVGAWAAGLLYVRFGGYASIGLFAAVCLALSLGTFLLGGLFRERETGAEREAAAAS; this is encoded by the coding sequence ATGCGCCGCTATACCGCGCTCTTTTTCCTGATTATGTTTATGATTGGAACGGACACGTTCCTCATTTCCCCGATGCTTCCTACCCTGCAGGCCGAGTTCGGTGTCTCCACGGAGGCTGCCGGGTGGATGCTTGGGGCCTACACGCTCGGCTCTGCCGTATTCGCCCTGATCGCCGGCCCTCTGTCCGACGGGTGGAACCGCCGGACCGTTCTGCTCGGCGGCTTGCTCGGCTTCTCCCTGTCGACGTTCCTGTGCGGCTCGGCGGAAGGCTTCTGGACGATGTGCCTGTTCCGCTTCCTGGCCGGCATCAGCGCGGCCTTCACCGCTCCCCAGGTATGGGCCTCCATCCCCTCGGTCATGCCGCCGGCCCGCATCTCGAAGACGATGGGGATCGCCTTCGCCGGACTTGCCGCCTCCCAGGCGCTCGGCGTGCCCATCGGGAGCTGGCTCGCGGCGGCGGGTTGGTCCGTACCGTTCCGGGCCGTAGGAGCGGCTTCGCTTCTCCTGGCCGCGGCCGCCTACGCGCTGCTGCCGGATATGAAGCCGGCCGCAGGCAAAGGAGGAGCCGGCTCCATCCTCGGCCGGTACCGCACGCTGCTCGCGAGCGGCCGGGCCCGCAGCGGCTTCCTCGGCTATCTGCTCCTTCATCTCGGGAGCGGAACGGCCTTCGCCTTTGCCGGCAAATGGCTTGCCGACCGCTTCGCCCTGCCCATCGGGCAGATCGGGACCGTCCTGATGGTCCTCGGCATCGGCACGCTGCTCGGCAGCCTGCTTCCGGCCTATGCGGTCCGGAGACTAGGCCGGATCCCCACGATGGCCGCCGGGATGGGGCTCCTGATCGTCCTCTATCCCCTTCTGCCTTATGGACCGGGCCTGCCTCTCGTGACCGCCGGATACCTTCTCATCTTCGCCGTGCTCGGGGTGCTCTTCCCGATCGTGATGGAGGCTCTCACGTCGCTGAACGCCTCGGTCCGGGGGACGATCTCCAGCCTGGCCAACTCGACCATGAACGGCGCCAACACCGTCGGCGCCTGGGCCGCGGGCCTGCTTTACGTCCGGTTCGGCGGCTATGCCTCCATCGGCCTCTTCGCCGCCGTCTGCCTGGCGCTTTCGCTCGGAACCTTCC